In the genome of Acidovorax sp. 69, the window CCGGGTTGGCCATCTGCACCTCGCCCTTGAACTCGGGCTTGAGCAGGTCGGCCCACGACTGCGGCGGGTTGAGCTTGCGCTTGGCCAGCAGCTCCTTGTTGTAGCCAAAGCCCAGCGGGCCCAGGTACACGCCCACGGTGCGGTATTTCGAATCGGCTGCCTGCTTCTGCGCCCAGGGGTAGAGCTGAGCGAGCTGGGGCGACTTGTATTCCAGCGTCAGTCCTTGCTCGGCCGCCTGCAAGTGCGGGTCGCCCGTGCCACCGAACCAGATGTCGGTCTTGGGATTCGCCTTCTCGGCATTGAGCTGTGCCAGCGCTTCGCCCGAGCCCTTGGCGGTCATGTTGACCTTGGTGCCAGTGGTCTTGGCGTACACGGTGGACATGAGATTGCACCACTCGGCCTGGACCGAGCAGATGATGTTGACCTGACCCTGCGCCAGGGCGCTGGAGGCCAGCAATGCCAGGGCGGCGGCCGCCAGGGTGTTCTTGGTGAGCTTGCGCATCAGAATGCTTCCGTTGGAATGTGACAGTGAGGTTACAGGCCATCCTAGACCCGGCCCACGGCTGCGGCCATCGGGATAACACGCACGGCGTGGGTGCTCTCGCGGTAACTCATGCACCGCTCACCATGAAACGCAGTTACCATTTCTCGCTTGCCCCCGCAAACGCCAGCACCCGCCCAGATCGATTGCCCAGGAACCACGCCCCACCATGCTCGACCGCATCACCGCCTCGCTCTCATCCCTGGCCCCCGCCGAACAGCGCGTGGCCAAGCTGGTGCTGGCCGACCCCCGCGCCTTTGCCCGGCTGCCCGTGCGCGAACTGGCCGAGCGCGCGCACGTGAGCAAGCCCACCGTGGTGCGTTTTTGCCGCAGCATCGGTTACGACGGCTTGGCAGATTTCAAGCTCAAGCTCGCGGGCAGTGTGAGCGAGGGCGTGCCCTTTATCCACCGCAGCGTTGATGCCGATGACAAGACCGGCGATGTGCTGGTGAAGGTGGTGGACAACGCCGTGGCGGCATTCCTCCAATACCGCAATGCCGCCAGCACTGCGGCCATCGAACGCGCGGCCGATGCCATTGCCGCCACCTGGAAGACGGGCAAACGCATCGAGTTCTACGGTGTAGGCAACTCGGGCATCGTGGCGCAAGACGCGCAGCACAAGTTCTTTCGGCTGGGTGTCACATCCATTGCGACCAGCGACGGCCACATGCAGGTGATGAGCGCCACCTTGCTGGGGCCGGGCGACTGCGCAGTGATCATCTCCAACTCGGGCCGCACCCGCGATCTGATGGATGCCGCCGACATCGCCCGCCGCAACGGTGCCACCACCATTGTCATCACGGCCAGTGGCTCGCCCTTGGCCAGCACTTGCCAGATCCACCTGGCCGCCGACCATCCCGAAGGGTATGACCGCTACAGCCCGATGGTGTCACGCCTCATGCACCTGCTCATCATCGACGTGCTGGCGAC includes:
- a CDS encoding MurR/RpiR family transcriptional regulator; its protein translation is MLDRITASLSSLAPAEQRVAKLVLADPRAFARLPVRELAERAHVSKPTVVRFCRSIGYDGLADFKLKLAGSVSEGVPFIHRSVDADDKTGDVLVKVVDNAVAAFLQYRNAASTAAIERAADAIAATWKTGKRIEFYGVGNSGIVAQDAQHKFFRLGVTSIATSDGHMQVMSATLLGPGDCAVIISNSGRTRDLMDAADIARRNGATTIVITASGSPLASTCQIHLAADHPEGYDRYSPMVSRLMHLLIIDVLATCVALRIGSSLQPILQQMKENLRAKRYA